The Alosa sapidissima isolate fAloSap1 chromosome 5, fAloSap1.pri, whole genome shotgun sequence genome has a window encoding:
- the rab24 gene encoding ras-related protein Rab-24, protein MTAMRVDAKVVMLGKESVGKTSLVERYVHHRFLVGPYQNTIGAAFVAKPNHVGDKVITLGIWDTAGSERYEAMSRIYYRGARAAIVCYDLTDSSSFQRARFWVKELQNCEEHCKIYLCGTKNDLIEADRGARHVDYHDVQDFADEIGAQHFETSSKTGNNVDELFQKVAEDYNSSSFEVMPEEKGVDLGQKKDSYFYACCHH, encoded by the exons ATGACAGCGATGCGCGTGGACGCCAAGGTGGTTATGCTGGGAAAAGAGAGTGTTGGAAAAACCAGTCTGGTGGAGCGATACGTCCACCACCGTTTCCTTGTTGGACCCTATCAAAAT ACGATTGGAGCTGCTTTTGTTGCCAAGCCAAACCATGTAGGAGATAAAGTTATAACTCTAGGAATATGG GACACAGCGGGATCAGAGCGCTATGAAGCCATGAGTCGGATCTACTACCGGGGGGCACGAGCAGCAATCGTGTGCTATG ACCTAACAGACAGCAGTAGTTTTCAGCGTGCCAGATTTTGGGTTAAGGAATTACAAAACTGTGAAGAG CACTGCAAAATCTACTTGTGCGGTACTAAAAATGACCTAATTGAAGCGGACAGAGGTGCTCGACATGTGGACTACCATGACGTGCAGGACTTTGCTGATG AGATTGGGGCCCAACATTTTGAGACTTCTAGCAAAACTGGAAATAACGTGG ATGAACTGTTCCAAAAGGTTGCTGAAGACTATAACAGTTCATCGTTTGAGGTCATGCCTG AAGAAAAAGGGGTAGACCTTGGTCAGAAGAAGGACTCGTATTTTTATGCCTGTTGCCACCACTGA